In Streptomyces sp. RFCAC02, the following proteins share a genomic window:
- a CDS encoding sensor histidine kinase: MPAHPLIRPFLPEEADTVPPLREDALVAAVVGVVCAVTTLVRAPDGVALDARGWLLLAATVVPLVWRRRAPFRVLLVHLAADIFYHGLDYDHIAPFAATALAVYSVAVAGPRWRTVVLSHVLVFAVVAVFLMTREETSLETLRVTGWVLACVILGEVMRLHGQYVLAIRERAERAERTREEEAARRVAEERLRIARDLHDLIAHSITVIGVRVSVASHLITHDPGRLDPGAVAAALDGIADTCREARAELRTTLRVLRGGASGDEEPDDSAPPPDLDGIADLARTAEEAGARVGLTVAAGGGVPPVVGAAAYRIVQEALTNAVRHAGPGVAVDVGVVRDGDALRIAVTDDGGRAAVPAARTAPGYGITGMRERARSIGGTFTAAPAPAGGFRVEARLPLPPGGEDGERAAHGDRRNGEKA, encoded by the coding sequence GTGCCCGCACACCCGCTGATACGCCCGTTCCTCCCGGAGGAGGCGGACACCGTTCCGCCCCTCCGGGAGGACGCCCTGGTCGCCGCCGTCGTCGGGGTCGTGTGCGCCGTGACGACGCTGGTCCGCGCGCCCGACGGCGTCGCGCTCGACGCGCGGGGCTGGCTGCTTCTCGCCGCCACCGTCGTGCCCCTGGTGTGGCGGCGGCGCGCGCCGTTCCGCGTGCTGCTCGTCCACCTGGCGGCCGACATCTTCTACCACGGCCTCGACTACGACCACATCGCACCGTTCGCCGCCACGGCCCTCGCGGTCTACTCGGTCGCGGTGGCGGGACCGCGCTGGCGGACGGTGGTGCTGAGCCACGTCCTGGTGTTCGCGGTCGTGGCCGTGTTCCTGATGACGCGTGAGGAAACCAGCCTGGAGACGCTGCGCGTCACCGGCTGGGTGCTGGCGTGCGTCATCCTCGGGGAGGTCATGCGGCTGCACGGCCAGTACGTCCTCGCGATCCGCGAGCGCGCAGAACGGGCCGAGCGCACCCGGGAGGAGGAGGCCGCCCGCCGCGTCGCGGAGGAACGCCTCCGCATCGCCCGCGACCTGCACGACCTGATCGCGCACAGCATCACCGTCATCGGCGTCCGCGTCTCCGTCGCCTCGCACCTCATCACGCACGACCCGGGACGCCTGGACCCGGGTGCCGTGGCGGCGGCGCTCGACGGCATCGCCGACACCTGCCGCGAGGCGCGCGCCGAACTCCGCACGACCCTGCGGGTCCTGCGCGGCGGCGCGTCGGGGGACGAGGAGCCGGACGACAGCGCGCCGCCGCCGGACCTGGACGGCATCGCCGACCTGGCCCGTACGGCGGAGGAGGCGGGGGCGCGCGTCGGCCTCACCGTCGCGGCCGGGGGCGGCGTGCCGCCGGTCGTCGGCGCGGCGGCGTACCGGATCGTGCAGGAGGCGCTGACGAACGCGGTCCGTCACGCCGGTCCCGGCGTCGCCGTCGACGTCGGCGTGGTCCGTGACGGCGACGCGCTGCGCATCGCCGTCACCGACGACGGCGGGCGGGCCGCCGTGCCCGCGGCCCGTACCGCGCCCGGCTACGGCATCACCGGCATGCGGGAGCGCGCCCGCAGCATCGGCGGTACGTTCACGGCCGCCCCCGCCCCGGCCGGCGGCTTCCGGGTCGAGGCACGGCTCCCGCTGCCGCCCGGCGGCGAGGACGGGGAACGGGCGGCGCACGGCGATCGGCGGAACGGGGAGAAGGCGTGA
- a CDS encoding MMPL family transporter: protein MGATLTDRPPTPPPAPPRSPGRRRALPWAVIGLWIAVLALALPFAGKLGGITRDETTDYLPGDAESTRVVTLQERMPGGDTTDIGVVYRRDGGLTAADRERADELTAGLAAAHDAGPAPEAAVSDDGTTALYSFTLLGLDEEAASAAVEDFRERVRDGLPDGLTVNVGGPAGLGYDSEAVFESADRTLMLATVAVVAVLLVLTYRSPVLWLLPLMSVGVAAMTSMAALYLLAEAFGFTVTTMSSSIMTVLVFGAGTDYALLLTARYREELRRHHAPADAMLRALRGCGPALIASSGTVAAGLLCLLAAGLNSSRGLGPVGAVAVACSLAAMTTLLPALLVVCGRKVFWPLVPAYGDTTTEDNGRRGYFARMGGSVSRRPVAVLAAGAVLLGGLALGVLDLPGAPRSEDTFTDTPESITAMTDLAEAFPGHGTQPLTVMARTGSAADVVARAEETAGVDRAEEGRSGEGWTEIAVWATDPPESDGEKDTVDALRSGLDTVSGADAVVGGSTAEQLDLARVSADDQRVVIPLVLGVVLLILIALLRGVVAPVLLLGAVVASWGAALGLGALVYGPVFGLEGMDPGVPLITFVFCVALGVDYGIFLMHRLREETLGGLTTRQASLTALRTTGGVIASAGLVLAATFGVLMSLPMVMMFQMGFVVAVGVLLDTFLVRPYILTAVTWLLGRRVWWPGPMARRADDR from the coding sequence ATGGGGGCCACGCTCACCGACCGACCGCCCACGCCACCGCCGGCGCCGCCGCGCTCACCGGGACGCCGCCGCGCGCTGCCCTGGGCCGTCATCGGCCTGTGGATCGCGGTGCTCGCGCTCGCCCTGCCGTTCGCCGGGAAGCTCGGCGGCATCACGCGCGACGAGACCACCGACTACCTGCCGGGCGACGCCGAGTCCACCCGGGTCGTCACCCTCCAGGAACGGATGCCCGGCGGCGACACCACCGACATCGGCGTCGTCTACCGGCGCGACGGCGGACTGACCGCCGCCGACCGCGAGCGGGCCGACGAGCTGACCGCCGGCCTGGCCGCCGCCCACGACGCGGGACCCGCGCCCGAGGCGGCCGTCTCGGACGACGGCACCACCGCCCTGTATTCGTTCACCCTGCTCGGCCTCGACGAGGAGGCCGCGAGCGCCGCCGTCGAGGACTTCCGCGAACGCGTCCGCGACGGCCTGCCCGACGGCCTCACCGTCAACGTCGGCGGCCCCGCGGGACTCGGGTACGACAGCGAGGCGGTCTTCGAGTCGGCCGACAGGACGCTGATGCTGGCCACCGTCGCCGTCGTCGCTGTCCTCCTCGTCCTCACCTACCGCAGTCCCGTCCTGTGGCTGCTGCCGCTGATGTCGGTGGGCGTGGCGGCCATGACGTCCATGGCCGCCCTGTACCTGCTGGCCGAGGCGTTCGGCTTCACGGTCACGACCATGAGCAGCTCCATCATGACCGTGCTCGTCTTCGGCGCGGGCACGGACTACGCGCTGCTGCTGACCGCCCGCTACCGCGAGGAACTGCGCCGCCACCACGCCCCGGCCGACGCCATGCTGCGCGCCCTGCGCGGCTGCGGTCCCGCCCTCATCGCCTCGTCCGGCACCGTCGCCGCCGGCCTGCTGTGCCTGCTGGCCGCCGGCCTCAACTCCAGCCGCGGCCTCGGCCCGGTCGGCGCGGTCGCCGTCGCCTGCTCGCTCGCCGCGATGACGACACTGCTCCCGGCCCTGCTGGTGGTGTGCGGCCGGAAGGTCTTCTGGCCGCTGGTGCCCGCGTACGGCGACACCACGACGGAGGACAACGGCCGCCGGGGCTACTTCGCCCGCATGGGCGGCTCGGTGAGCCGCCGCCCGGTCGCCGTCCTCGCCGCCGGCGCCGTCCTGCTCGGCGGCCTCGCCCTCGGCGTCCTCGACCTGCCCGGCGCGCCCCGCAGCGAGGACACGTTCACCGACACACCCGAGTCCATCACCGCGATGACGGACCTGGCCGAGGCGTTCCCCGGCCACGGAACGCAGCCCCTCACCGTGATGGCCCGCACCGGGTCGGCGGCGGACGTCGTCGCGCGGGCCGAGGAGACGGCGGGCGTGGACCGCGCCGAGGAGGGACGGTCCGGCGAGGGCTGGACCGAGATCGCCGTGTGGGCCACGGACCCGCCCGAGTCGGACGGCGAGAAGGACACCGTGGACGCCCTGCGGAGCGGTCTCGACACGGTGTCCGGGGCCGACGCCGTCGTCGGCGGTTCGACGGCGGAGCAGCTCGACCTGGCCCGCGTCAGCGCCGACGACCAGCGCGTCGTCATCCCGCTCGTCCTCGGCGTCGTCCTGCTCATCCTGATCGCCCTGCTGCGCGGCGTCGTCGCACCCGTGCTGCTGCTGGGCGCGGTCGTCGCGTCGTGGGGCGCCGCGCTCGGCCTCGGCGCGCTGGTCTACGGGCCGGTGTTCGGGCTGGAGGGCATGGACCCGGGCGTCCCGCTGATCACGTTCGTCTTCTGCGTCGCGCTCGGCGTCGACTACGGCATCTTCCTGATGCACCGGCTGCGCGAGGAGACCCTCGGCGGGCTGACGACACGTCAGGCATCGCTGACGGCGCTGCGGACGACGGGCGGCGTGATCGCCTCCGCAGGTCTCGTGCTCGCCGCGACGTTCGGCGTCCTCATGTCGCTGCCCATGGTGATGATGTTCCAGATGGGCTTCGTCGTGGCGGTCGGCGTACTGCTCGACACGTTCCTCGTCCGGCCCTACATCCTGACCGCCGTCACCTGGCTGCTCGGCCGCCGCGTGTGGTGGCCCGGCCCCATGGCGCGCCGGGCGGATGACCGATGA
- a CDS encoding DoxX family protein — MGTAYVAVTVITAAANGGIAAADLARARFVLANSAEVGVPRPWLPWLAALKAAGAAGLVLGLLGLRPVGLAAAAGLVLFYVGAVAAHLRARVLHNVAFPAAYLALAVASLVLAAAR; from the coding sequence ATGGGCACGGCGTACGTGGCGGTCACGGTCATCACCGCGGCGGCCAACGGGGGCATCGCGGCGGCGGACCTGGCGCGGGCGCGCTTCGTCCTCGCCAACTCGGCGGAGGTGGGCGTCCCCCGTCCCTGGCTGCCGTGGCTCGCGGCGCTCAAGGCGGCGGGCGCGGCCGGGCTGGTCCTCGGGCTGCTCGGGCTTCGGCCCGTCGGCCTCGCGGCGGCCGCGGGTCTCGTCCTCTTCTACGTCGGCGCCGTCGCGGCGCACCTGCGTGCCCGCGTCCTGCACAACGTGGCCTTCCCCGCCGCCTACCTGGCGCTGGCCGTCGCCTCGCTGGTCCTCGCTGCGGCGCGCTGA
- a CDS encoding LysR family transcriptional regulator, with protein MDLDTRLLRYFVAVAEEGTITRAAARLFVSQPSLTRQIRQLEDRLGTPLFDRSRTGMTLTEPGRALARRAPALLDGLDSVLRETREAAARAARTLRVGFLASAANEATRWIVAEFARRRPGWRAEMRQAPWSDPSAGLASGAVDVALVRLPFPGQEALRTTALFVEPRWVALPAGHPLAGREVIPFRDLWDEPFVAAPAGTGEWRDHWLAAGERDGRPVRVGAVTELPDDWLSAVAHGHGVALAPASAARFYARPGVTYRPVRGVSPSGVGVARPSVDGPGAPVVRDFVRCCLDAAGVTVPRSRRE; from the coding sequence ATGGATCTCGACACCCGGCTGCTGCGCTACTTCGTCGCCGTCGCGGAGGAGGGCACCATCACCCGCGCGGCGGCCCGGCTCTTCGTCTCGCAGCCGTCCCTCACCCGGCAGATCAGGCAGTTGGAGGACCGGCTTGGCACGCCGCTGTTCGACCGTTCCCGCACCGGCATGACGCTGACGGAGCCGGGGCGCGCCCTGGCCCGGCGGGCGCCCGCGCTGCTCGACGGGCTCGACTCGGTGCTGCGCGAGACGCGGGAGGCCGCCGCCCGCGCGGCCAGGACGCTGCGGGTCGGATTCCTGGCGAGCGCGGCCAACGAGGCGACCCGGTGGATCGTCGCCGAGTTCGCCCGGCGGCGGCCCGGCTGGCGGGCGGAGATGCGGCAGGCCCCCTGGTCGGACCCGAGCGCCGGGCTCGCCTCGGGAGCCGTCGACGTGGCGCTGGTGCGGCTGCCGTTCCCCGGCCAGGAGGCGCTGCGGACCACGGCACTGTTCGTCGAGCCCCGCTGGGTCGCGCTGCCCGCCGGGCATCCGCTCGCGGGGCGGGAGGTGATCCCGTTCCGCGACCTGTGGGACGAGCCGTTCGTGGCGGCCCCGGCCGGGACCGGCGAGTGGCGGGACCACTGGCTGGCCGCCGGCGAACGCGACGGCCGCCCCGTCCGCGTCGGCGCCGTCACCGAGCTGCCGGACGACTGGCTGAGCGCCGTCGCACACGGCCACGGCGTCGCGCTCGCCCCGGCGTCCGCCGCCCGCTTCTACGCGCGCCCGGGCGTCACGTACCGGCCCGTGCGCGGGGTGAGCCCCAGTGGCGTCGGGGTCGCCCGGCCCTCGGTTGATGGTCCCGGCGCGCCGGTCGTGCGGGACTTCGTGCGCTGCTGCCTGGACGCGGCCGGCGTCACGGTGCCCCGTTCGCGCCGGGAGTGA
- a CDS encoding response regulator transcription factor, producing MLVDSAPGMTVVGEAGTGREAVERARSCRADLVVMDIRMPDLDGIEATRRIAADDDLAGVRVLVLTTYDTDEHVVEALRAGASGFLVKDTRPADLLDGIRTVAAGDALLSPGPTARLIARALRAPAVPAADGALPAALDRLSGRERQVLALVARGLNNAEIAAALSLSPLTAKTHVSRIMGKLAARDRAQLVILAYESGLITPGANGAP from the coding sequence ATGCTCGTGGACTCGGCGCCCGGCATGACGGTCGTCGGCGAGGCGGGCACCGGCCGGGAGGCCGTCGAACGCGCCCGCTCCTGCCGCGCCGACCTCGTCGTGATGGACATCCGCATGCCCGACCTGGACGGCATCGAGGCCACCCGCCGCATCGCCGCCGACGACGACCTCGCGGGGGTGCGGGTCCTCGTCCTCACGACGTACGACACGGACGAGCACGTCGTCGAGGCGCTGCGGGCGGGCGCGTCCGGCTTCCTGGTGAAGGACACCCGCCCGGCCGACCTGCTCGACGGCATCCGCACCGTCGCGGCGGGGGACGCGCTGCTCTCCCCGGGGCCGACGGCCCGCCTGATCGCCCGCGCGCTGCGGGCTCCCGCGGTCCCGGCGGCGGACGGCGCGCTCCCGGCGGCGCTCGACCGCCTGTCGGGGCGCGAACGGCAGGTCCTCGCGCTGGTGGCGCGGGGCCTGAACAACGCGGAGATCGCGGCGGCCCTGTCCCTGTCGCCCCTGACGGCGAAGACGCACGTCAGCCGCATCATGGGCAAGCTCGCCGCACGGGACCGCGCGCAGCTCGTGATCCTCGCGTACGAGTCGGGCCTCATCACTCCCGGCGCGAACGGGGCACCGTGA
- a CDS encoding ATP-binding cassette domain-containing protein, whose protein sequence is MERSVVVELDDVSVRRYVTGQVILDRVGLRIGAGEHWALLGANGAGKTSLLRVVGAVTHPTSGTARILGHRLGRVDVRELRARLGHVSSSQRVPQDQTATTVVLTGASGTVQPLWRAYDDAVRERARALLAELDCKDFADRPFGVCSGGQRARVLVARALMPDPSLLLLDEPFNALDLPSREDLVDALARLATTRPDLTTVTVTHHLEELPPTTSHALLLREGRVLASGPVGDVLTGEALSACFGRPVEVTRQHGRWYARSGRP, encoded by the coding sequence ATGGAGCGGTCCGTCGTCGTCGAGCTCGACGATGTCAGTGTCCGGCGGTACGTGACCGGGCAGGTCATCCTCGACCGGGTCGGGCTGCGTATCGGCGCCGGTGAGCACTGGGCGCTCCTCGGCGCGAACGGCGCGGGGAAGACGTCGCTCCTGCGGGTCGTCGGCGCCGTCACGCATCCCACGTCGGGCACCGCCCGCATCCTCGGGCACCGGCTCGGGCGGGTGGACGTGCGGGAGCTGCGCGCGCGGCTCGGGCACGTCTCGTCGTCGCAGCGCGTCCCGCAGGACCAGACCGCCACCACGGTCGTGCTGACCGGGGCCAGCGGCACCGTGCAGCCGCTGTGGCGCGCCTACGACGACGCCGTCCGCGAGCGTGCCCGCGCGCTGCTCGCCGAGCTGGACTGCAAGGACTTCGCCGACCGGCCCTTCGGCGTCTGCTCGGGCGGGCAGCGGGCACGCGTCCTCGTGGCGCGCGCCCTCATGCCGGACCCGTCGCTGCTGCTGCTCGACGAGCCGTTCAACGCCCTCGACCTGCCGTCCCGCGAGGACCTGGTGGACGCCCTCGCCCGCCTCGCCACGACACGGCCGGACCTCACCACCGTCACCGTGACCCACCACCTGGAGGAGCTGCCGCCCACCACCAGCCACGCCCTGCTGCTGCGCGAGGGCCGGGTGCTGGCGAGCGGGCCGGTCGGGGACGTCCTCACCGGCGAGGCGCTGAGCGCCTGCTTCGGCCGCCCCGTCGAGGTGACGCGGCAGCACGGCCGCTGGTACGCGCGCTCGGGGCGGCCGTAG
- a CDS encoding PP2C family protein-serine/threonine phosphatase, giving the protein MKPTASLRVARWRRRRRDDRAVRPLRAGRRAPFWLLPALLLVAIVVGDWNSSGELRIVTWIVLVPGIAAALCGVVMTALFAAAAAVCYYQLDRAWGYQYAEGPADFWLVVAGGLLAVLASWLRRRAQHRLLGLENGAEATRLAVLRPLPRRTGNLSLASAYLAADADARVGGDFFDVQPSPHGTRVLLGDIQGKGTTAVDAASALLGTFREAGYYEELGTVAERLDNRMRRHNQYSADLGQPFERFATAVLIGFPAEDEGWIDMVNFGHPAPLVLGRSGVRPLPEGNGPPVGLSTFAGELPPVVRVPFERSETLLLFTDGVTEARDRAGRFLPVAARLAAYLADDGDTAPLSVVRAVEDAVILHTHGRLQDDTAILAVRAEPGAGTAPPAELAPDALPRDHGPAGPDLTGGPRPARRDDRRGG; this is encoded by the coding sequence GTGAAGCCCACTGCGAGTCTCCGGGTCGCGCGGTGGCGCCGCCGCAGGCGGGACGACCGGGCGGTCAGACCGCTGCGCGCCGGGCGCCGCGCGCCGTTCTGGCTGCTGCCCGCGCTGCTGCTGGTGGCCATCGTGGTGGGTGACTGGAACTCGTCGGGCGAGCTGCGGATCGTGACGTGGATCGTGCTGGTGCCCGGCATCGCGGCGGCGCTGTGCGGGGTGGTGATGACGGCGCTGTTCGCCGCGGCCGCCGCCGTCTGCTACTACCAGCTCGACCGCGCCTGGGGGTACCAGTACGCGGAGGGTCCGGCGGACTTCTGGCTGGTGGTGGCGGGCGGGCTGCTCGCCGTGCTGGCGTCGTGGCTGCGGCGGCGCGCACAGCACCGGCTGCTGGGCCTGGAGAACGGGGCGGAGGCGACACGGCTCGCGGTGCTGCGCCCGCTGCCGCGCCGTACGGGGAACCTGTCGCTGGCCAGCGCCTACCTGGCGGCGGACGCGGACGCGCGGGTCGGCGGCGACTTCTTCGACGTGCAGCCGTCGCCGCACGGGACGCGGGTGCTGCTCGGCGACATCCAGGGGAAGGGCACGACGGCGGTGGACGCGGCGTCCGCGCTGCTCGGGACGTTCCGCGAGGCCGGGTACTACGAGGAGCTGGGGACGGTCGCCGAACGGCTCGACAACCGGATGCGGCGGCACAACCAGTACAGCGCCGACCTCGGCCAGCCGTTCGAACGTTTCGCGACGGCGGTGCTCATCGGCTTCCCGGCGGAGGACGAGGGGTGGATCGACATGGTCAATTTCGGTCATCCCGCGCCGCTGGTCCTCGGCCGGTCCGGGGTGCGTCCCCTGCCGGAGGGGAACGGCCCGCCGGTGGGCCTCTCGACGTTCGCCGGGGAGCTGCCCCCGGTGGTGCGGGTGCCGTTCGAGCGGTCGGAGACGCTGCTGCTGTTCACGGACGGGGTGACCGAGGCCCGCGACCGCGCCGGGCGGTTCCTGCCGGTGGCGGCGCGCCTCGCGGCGTACCTCGCGGACGACGGGGACACCGCGCCGCTGAGCGTGGTGCGCGCCGTGGAGGACGCGGTGATCCTCCACACGCACGGCCGGCTCCAGGACGACACCGCGATCCTGGCCGTACGGGCGGAGCCGGGCGCCGGTACCGCGCCACCGGCCGAACTGGCCCCGGACGCGCTCCCCAGGGACCACGGCCCGGCCGGCCCCGACCTGACCGGCGGCCCCCGCCCGGCCCGCCGCGACGACCGCAGGGGCGGCTGA
- a CDS encoding isoprenyl transferase, translating to MAPRGMLPTRPRQRRAYRAPDPHPSGAQPPKLPGELVPGHVAIVMDGNGRWAKQRGLPRTEGHKIGESVVLDVVKGCIELGVRNLSLYAFSTENWRRSPDEVRFLMAFNREVIDRRTDELDAMGVRIRWAGREPKLWKSVVRKLQYAEERTRDNDVMTLYMCINYGGRAEIADAAARLAEDVRAGRISPDKVNEKTFARYLYFSDMPDVDLFLRPSGERRTSNYLIWQSAYAEMVYQDVLWPDFDRRNLWDACVEYASRDRRFGGAVPNEIPPQAR from the coding sequence ATGGCCCCCCGCGGAATGCTGCCCACCCGTCCCCGGCAGCGTCGCGCGTACCGCGCCCCCGACCCGCACCCGTCCGGCGCGCAGCCCCCCAAACTGCCCGGCGAGCTGGTGCCGGGGCACGTCGCCATCGTCATGGACGGCAACGGTCGCTGGGCCAAGCAGCGCGGTCTGCCGCGCACCGAGGGGCACAAGATCGGCGAGAGCGTCGTCCTCGACGTGGTCAAGGGCTGCATCGAGCTGGGGGTCAGGAACCTGTCGCTGTACGCCTTCTCCACGGAGAACTGGCGGCGCTCCCCGGACGAGGTCCGCTTCCTGATGGCGTTCAACCGCGAGGTCATCGACCGCCGCACCGACGAACTGGACGCGATGGGGGTCCGCATCCGCTGGGCGGGGCGTGAGCCGAAGCTGTGGAAATCGGTCGTCCGCAAGCTCCAGTACGCCGAGGAGCGCACCCGCGACAACGACGTGATGACCCTCTACATGTGCATCAACTACGGGGGCCGCGCCGAGATCGCCGACGCGGCGGCCCGTCTCGCCGAGGACGTGCGGGCCGGCCGCATATCGCCGGACAAGGTGAACGAGAAGACGTTCGCCCGCTACCTCTACTTCTCGGACATGCCGGACGTCGACCTGTTCCTCCGTCCCTCCGGGGAGCGGCGCACGTCCAACTACCTGATCTGGCAGAGCGCGTACGCGGAGATGGTCTACCAGGACGTGCTGTGGCCGGACTTCGACCGGCGCAACCTGTGGGACGCGTGCGTCGAGTACGCGTCGCGCGACCGGCGGTTCGGCGGCGCCGTGCCGAACGAGATCCCGCCGCAGGCCCGCTGA